A part of Lacinutrix sp. 5H-3-7-4 genomic DNA contains:
- a CDS encoding class I SAM-dependent RNA methyltransferase, translated as MEDNFKMVAKTLFGFEDLLARELTQLGAMQVKTGVRNVSFVGDKGFMYKANLAIRTAIKILKPIRTFKVSSEKDLYSQVYKMNWSKYLKSSGSLAIDATVHSKVFTHSQYTALKVKDAIVDKFRDETGERPNVDLRFPDLKINVHIDRSICTISLDTSGESLHKRGYKTATNIAPINEVLAAGMIMLSGWDGQSDFMDPMCGSGTVLAEAAMIACNIPPNLMRKEFAFERWNDWDVELFEKIEESLLKKTRDFHYKILGYDKSPSAVTKAKDNVKNAHLDEFITIKHEDFFKTQKAGDNKLHMVFNPPYGERLDIEMESFYKNIGDTLKQGYPNTNAWFITSNLDAIKHVGLRPSRKIKLMNAKLESRLVKYEMYAGSKKAKYKNNNTLD; from the coding sequence ATGGAAGATAATTTCAAAATGGTAGCCAAAACCTTATTTGGATTTGAAGATTTATTAGCACGAGAGCTTACTCAATTAGGAGCAATGCAGGTTAAAACTGGTGTGCGTAATGTTAGTTTTGTTGGAGATAAAGGTTTTATGTACAAAGCAAATCTTGCAATACGTACAGCAATTAAAATTTTAAAACCTATAAGAACTTTTAAAGTAAGTAGTGAAAAAGATTTGTATTCTCAAGTCTATAAAATGAATTGGTCTAAATACTTAAAATCTTCTGGTTCTTTAGCAATAGATGCTACTGTACACTCTAAAGTGTTTACACATTCGCAATACACTGCATTAAAAGTAAAAGATGCGATTGTAGATAAGTTTAGAGATGAAACTGGTGAGCGCCCAAATGTAGATTTACGTTTTCCAGATTTAAAAATTAATGTTCATATAGACCGTTCTATATGTACTATTTCTTTAGATACTTCTGGAGAATCTTTACACAAGCGTGGTTATAAAACGGCTACAAATATAGCTCCTATAAACGAAGTGCTTGCAGCAGGAATGATTATGCTTTCTGGTTGGGATGGACAATCTGATTTTATGGATCCAATGTGTGGTAGTGGTACTGTTTTAGCCGAAGCTGCTATGATTGCTTGTAATATTCCACCAAATTTAATGCGTAAAGAGTTTGCTTTTGAGCGCTGGAATGATTGGGATGTTGAGTTATTTGAAAAAATTGAAGAATCGCTGCTTAAAAAAACCAGAGATTTTCATTATAAAATTTTAGGTTACGATAAATCGCCAAGTGCTGTAACAAAAGCAAAGGATAATGTTAAAAATGCACATTTAGATGAGTTTATTACTATAAAGCACGAAGACTTCTTTAAAACTCAAAAAGCAGGAGACAATAAATTACATATGGTTTTTAATCCGCCGTACGGTGAGCGTTTAGATATAGAAATGGAAAGTTTTTATAAAAACATTGGCGATACTTTAAAACAAGGATATCCAAATACAAATGCTTGGTTTATTACCTCTAATTTAGATGCCATAAAACATGTTGGTTTACGTCCGTCACGAAAAATAAAATTAATGAATGCGAAATTAGAATCTCGTTTAGTAAAATACGAGATGTATGCAGGAAGTAAAAAAGCAAAGTATAAGAATAATAACACTCTTGATTAA
- a CDS encoding bifunctional 2-polyprenyl-6-hydroxyphenol methylase/3-demethylubiquinol 3-O-methyltransferase UbiG: MTKEETTWFASWFDTPFYHILYKDRDYAEAETFMCNLTNYLNIPEHGKILDLACGKGRHSVYLNTLGYNVTGVDLSANSIAHAKQFENETLNFEVHDMCKPYSDTFDAVFNLFTSFGYFDNLEDNLKTIEAIKADLNETGFGVIDFMNSEYVIENLVPENVKTVDGIDFYQKRRVEDGFIIKDISFTVDGKDYEFQERVRAFTLEDFEVLFEKAGVYLLDVFGDYKLSKYMRKQSERLILIFK; the protein is encoded by the coding sequence ATGACAAAAGAAGAGACTACTTGGTTTGCATCATGGTTTGATACGCCATTTTATCACATTTTATATAAAGACAGAGATTATGCTGAAGCTGAAACGTTTATGTGTAATCTTACCAACTATTTAAACATTCCTGAACACGGAAAAATTTTAGATTTAGCTTGCGGTAAAGGTCGCCATTCGGTTTATTTAAATACTTTAGGCTATAACGTTACCGGTGTAGATTTATCTGCAAATAGTATTGCACATGCAAAACAATTTGAAAACGAAACACTAAATTTTGAGGTGCACGACATGTGTAAACCTTATAGTGATACTTTTGATGCCGTTTTTAATTTATTTACAAGCTTTGGTTATTTTGATAATCTAGAAGATAACCTAAAGACAATTGAAGCCATAAAAGCAGATTTAAACGAAACTGGTTTTGGAGTTATAGATTTTATGAACAGTGAGTATGTTATTGAAAATTTAGTACCAGAAAATGTAAAAACTGTTGATGGTATAGATTTTTACCAAAAACGTCGTGTAGAAGATGGTTTTATAATTAAAGACATTTCTTTTACTGTAGATGGTAAGGATTATGAATTTCAAGAACGTGTACGTGCATTTACTTTAGAAGATTTTGAAGTACTGTTTGAAAAAGCTGGTGTGTATTTACTAGATGTTTTTGGAGACTATAAATTAAGTAAATACATGAGAAAACAGAGTGAGCGTTTAATCTTGATTTTTAAATAA